The window GCGGGGGTGCCGGCATCTCGTACAGGAGGACACCCCGGCCGCTACGCCCACCCGCTGTCCGCAGGCGGAACGGTCGGCTCCGCGCAGAGCCGGGCGCCGCATCGAGACCGAGCGCGGAGGCTTCGACATGCTCGACACGCTCGACGGGGACCGGCCCGCGGGTCCGGAGCAGCAGGATCGAGATCAGCCGGTCGGATGTCACGTCGCCCGAGGTCCCGGACCACCTGGCGCACTCACGTCAGGTGGTCCGGGAGCCCGGGGCGGCGTGGTTCAGCTGCGCGGGGCGCGGGCCAACTGGCGGGACTGGGCGACCAACCGGTCGGCGCTGTCCCAGACGTCCGCGTCCTCCTCCAGGAAGCCGCCTGCGAGGTTGCGGGTGGTGATGGAGACACGCAGCGGGCCGGGGGCCGGGCGGCAACGGATGTGGGTGGTGAGCTCGATGGTCGGCGTCCAGCCCTTGAGCCCCAGCTCGAACGAGGTCGGCGGCAGCGCGTCGACGGTGAGCAGCAGGGAGTACGGGTCGGCGTCGCGCCCGTCCGCGAGGCCGAACCAGCCGCGCATCTCGCCCTTGCCCGACGGGGCGCCGATGGCCCAGCCGACGGTCGACGGGTCGAGCTTGATGTTGAGCCGCTCGGTGATCGCGGAGCTGCCGGGGATGGGCGCCGGGCCGTCGCCCGGGCCGAAGCACTGCTCGATCGGCGCCATGGCCGGCGGTTTCACCGAAGTGCGGATGTCGTCGGAGAGGGAGTCCAGGTCACCGTACGTGCCGAGGACCCGGATGCGCTCGACCTCGGTGCCGTCCTCCGCGTACTGGAAGAGCGACGCCTGACCGGTGGAGAGGGTACGGCCGGTACGGACGACCTGCGTCCGGATCACCGCGGGGCCGGGAACCGACGCGGTGAGGTAGTGCGCGGAGACCGAGAAGGGGTCGGGGTGCGGCAGGGCCTCGCCGAGCGCGCGGCCGAGCATGGCCAGTAGATACCCGCCGTTGACGGCGTGGATGATCGTCCAGCCCGCGGAGAGTTCGGCGTCGTAGACGCCCTCTTCGCGAAGGGTGACGGCGGTGTCCCTGTCGAACTCGCTGTCGCCGATGAGTGCCTGAGCTGCCTGTGCCATGAAATGCACCGTACACCGATTGTATTACTGAGCGGTAGCTTTTTTGAGTCGGCGATGTGTCGGCGTATCCAACTCGAGCCATGGCCGGTCAGGTGGCGGCGGAGCCCTCCTCGGCCGCCGCCGAGGAACGCTTGTACGCGCGGGGCGCCCGCCAGTGGAACCGCATCGCCAGCAGCCGCAGAACAAATGCGGTGATCACGGCGGTGCCGCTGGTGAAGGCGTTGATCGTGCCGAAGCGGATGCACAGCACGATCATGGTCGCGCCGACCATCGCGGGCACGGCGTACAGGTCGCGGTCCCAGCGCAGCAGCGACGGCGTCTCATTGGCGAGTACGTCACGCAGCACACCACCGCCGACCGCGGTGGCCAGGCCCAGGGCCGCCGAAGCGGTGAGGCCCAGGCCGTAGTCGTACGCCTTGACGGTGCCGGTCACACAGAACAGCCCGAGGCCCGCCGCGTCGAAGACGTTGACCGCCACCTGGATGCGCTCGACGTGCGGATGCAGGAAGAAGACCAGGCCGGCGGCGAGCAGCGGGGTGAGGAAGTAACCGAGATCGGTGAAGGCGGCGGGTGGCACCGCCCCGATGATCAGATCACGGAACAGCCCCCCGCCCAGCGCTGTCACCTCGGCGAGTACCGCGATGCCGAAGACATCGAAGTTCTTGCGTACGGCGAGCAGTGCGCCGGAGATCGCGAA is drawn from Streptomyces sp. NBC_01717 and contains these coding sequences:
- a CDS encoding thioesterase family protein → MAQAAQALIGDSEFDRDTAVTLREEGVYDAELSAGWTIIHAVNGGYLLAMLGRALGEALPHPDPFSVSAHYLTASVPGPAVIRTQVVRTGRTLSTGQASLFQYAEDGTEVERIRVLGTYGDLDSLSDDIRTSVKPPAMAPIEQCFGPGDGPAPIPGSSAITERLNIKLDPSTVGWAIGAPSGKGEMRGWFGLADGRDADPYSLLLTVDALPPTSFELGLKGWTPTIELTTHIRCRPAPGPLRVSITTRNLAGGFLEEDADVWDSADRLVAQSRQLARAPRS
- a CDS encoding trimeric intracellular cation channel family protein gives rise to the protein MLNELFTPSVQHALDIVGIFVFAISGALLAVRKNFDVFGIAVLAEVTALGGGLFRDLIIGAVPPAAFTDLGYFLTPLLAAGLVFFLHPHVERIQVAVNVFDAAGLGLFCVTGTVKAYDYGLGLTASAALGLATAVGGGVLRDVLANETPSLLRWDRDLYAVPAMVGATMIVLCIRFGTINAFTSGTAVITAFVLRLLAMRFHWRAPRAYKRSSAAAEEGSAAT